The Marinitoga litoralis genomic sequence AAGGAATTACTTGAAAAATTCCAATTGGATTATGATGAGATCCAGAAGGGAGGAGCCTAAGTACTATGAGACATAGAGTAAAGATAAATAAATTAAGCAGATATGCTTCACATAGGAAAGCATTATTAAAAAACTTAGCTAGAGAAGTTTTTGAACATGGAAGTATTATAACAACTACAGCAAAGGCTAAAACAGTAAGACCATTAGTAGAAAAAATATTAACAAAAGCTATTGAAGCAAATAAAACAGATAACAAAGATAGAAGCGTTGCTTTAAGAAGACAAATAAATAGATATTTCAATGACAGAAAATTTACAAATAAAGTTGTTGATGAAGTAGCAAAAGTATATGTAGAAAAAAATAGAACAAGCGGTTATACAAGAATATTAAAGATAGGATATAGAAGAGGAGACGCTGCAGAATTATCATTATTACAAT encodes the following:
- the rplQ gene encoding 50S ribosomal protein L17 — its product is MRHRVKINKLSRYASHRKALLKNLAREVFEHGSIITTTAKAKTVRPLVEKILTKAIEANKTDNKDRSVALRRQINRYFNDRKFTNKVVDEVAKVYVEKNRTSGYTRILKIGYRRGDAAELSLLQLVETAEKKEEE